In the genome of Leptospira dzoumogneensis, one region contains:
- a CDS encoding LBF_2804 family protein, protein MNEKAESYSDYKPGVLEKWGIKILRNYVNAEKEEEKTLGPSSDFFPKSTRIIRWASFLGLQIGFWTTYFIILVEKLFPESPETFSPEFIEKWSYAGSALTVGTILEFYLLYKLGLWASYKLTKLSGIQLEEDPDLVTGNANLLSRMALEIPDPDLKLLGIDPLRLTDKRSLLIRTFFYKTKVLLSNLIAKIVLRKILARNSLRVYADYIAAPITAIWDGVVMYLILKELRIRLLSRIIAKEVTDEILQNKDKLSKEGKIAFLAAVGNSVVFTQIFHPNLEYMLIKMHKGFGLNSQNGSLDDLDTFGSLVSQLSREEKKACLRLLCISCSFDGKLSAFETKHIKRILGEEAKENLDSIRILSEYIRKGNLEACRERSRLFS, encoded by the coding sequence AAAAGGCCGAATCTTATTCAGATTATAAACCGGGTGTTTTGGAAAAATGGGGCATCAAAATTCTTCGGAATTATGTCAATGCGGAGAAGGAAGAAGAAAAGACTCTAGGACCAAGCTCTGATTTCTTCCCCAAAAGTACTAGGATCATTCGTTGGGCTTCCTTCTTAGGATTACAGATCGGATTTTGGACCACTTACTTTATCATCTTAGTGGAGAAACTTTTTCCGGAATCACCTGAAACATTCTCTCCGGAGTTTATAGAAAAATGGAGTTATGCAGGATCGGCACTTACGGTCGGGACAATCTTAGAATTTTATCTTCTCTATAAATTAGGACTATGGGCCTCCTATAAACTCACAAAACTTTCAGGAATTCAATTGGAAGAAGATCCGGACCTTGTAACTGGAAACGCAAATCTACTCTCGAGAATGGCGCTGGAAATACCGGACCCGGATCTAAAACTTTTAGGAATAGATCCACTGCGACTCACAGACAAAAGAAGTTTGCTGATAAGAACATTTTTTTATAAAACCAAAGTTTTACTTTCCAACCTGATCGCAAAGATCGTGCTCCGAAAAATTTTAGCGAGAAACTCACTACGAGTATATGCGGATTATATCGCAGCTCCTATTACTGCAATCTGGGATGGAGTGGTCATGTATCTGATCTTAAAAGAACTTAGGATCAGATTACTTTCCAGGATCATAGCAAAAGAAGTCACGGACGAAATATTACAAAATAAGGATAAACTTAGTAAAGAGGGGAAGATCGCATTTTTAGCCGCGGTCGGAAACTCGGTAGTATTCACACAAATATTCCATCCCAATTTGGAATACATGCTGATCAAAATGCATAAAGGATTCGGTTTGAATTCTCAAAACGGATCCTTGGATGATCTGGACACATTCGGAAGTTTGGTCTCCCAATTATCTAGGGAAGAAAAGAAGGCCTGCTTGAGATTATTATGTATCTCATGTTCCTTCGACGGAAAACTATCAGCGTTCGAAACAAAACATATTAAACGAATTTTGGGAGAAGAAGCGAAAGAAAATTTAGACTCGATCCGGATTCTTTCCGAGTATATTCGAAAAGGAAATTTAGAAGCTTGCAGAGAAAGGAGTCGCTTATTTTCCTAG